A portion of the Salminus brasiliensis chromosome 9, fSalBra1.hap2, whole genome shotgun sequence genome contains these proteins:
- the sgip1b gene encoding SH3-containing GRB2-like protein 3-interacting protein 1 codes for MMEGLKKRTRKAFGLRKKEKDTDSTGSPDKDRSKKANGAPNGFYGEIDWDRYNSPDVDDEGYSIRPGEQGATTPKTKTFYSSSESEGEDEQGKKFKIKIKPLAPDNGTVPTMDELKASVGTLAISPSPLRRSPRRSPCPLKRNTSSEEIARPRRSTPTPTPTPGPGPDTPSKRLSDHASAFFGPPFETNFEAQNAEVFIVEPELWCQSTPRATSPLSRPFPTGAPPPLPPKNIPATPPGFSSSSLESSGYYSVVPSVRGEGSVSAYRDVLLSDTTGGPAMPDLDNVFGPAETPKSAPETVQCSWVSFSDGSPSRPPPPDEPAPSPPLSSSPADSPPTSPLNLPPPDSPPPPLHPIPPPDSPPPPPPSTSPLPDSSSEESSPPLPSTFQLHEPGLSPSTPLTPASPGLPPLPAERSAYGTVPPSLVLRDEARRTPDSVGLREELLTYSCSPKDFGPGGLRGTPPPLPPPTYRSVVASPGPGSGPSSPARPGTPLSAGSPIPPLPPRPSSRPKLPPGRELARSFSPPVHSWSPPPFAPLARAESTSSISSVTSLSAASTPTLGRELNLSVSACSRGPSPLTMGPQDTLPVAAAFTETISAYFKGADPSRCVVKITGEMVLSFPAGITRHFSNHPTPPVLTFTISHYSRLEQVLPNPQLLCCDTMPTVSDCKEFWVNMPNLMTHLKKVADQRPQATYYNVDMLKYQVSTQGIQSTPLNLAVSWRGDANSTDLRIDYKYNTEAMPTPVPLTNIHFLVPVDGGVMKVQAMLPPATWNPETQKILWKISELSQKSENGGVGALLGRFQLSEGPSRPSQLAVQFTSEGSTLSGCDFQLMGAGYRLSLVKKRFSAGKYLADN; via the exons CAACCCCCAAAACCAAGACCTTCTACTCGTCCAGCGAATCGGAGGGTGAGGATGAGCAGGGGAAGAAGTTTAAGATTAAGATCAAGCCTCTGGCGCCGGACAACGGTACCGTGCCCACCATGGATGAACTGAAGGCCTCTGTGGGCACCCTGGCCATCTCTCCTTCACCACTG AGGAGAAGTCCG AGGCGCAGTCCG TGCCCGCTGAAACGGAACACGtcaa GTGAGGAGATAGCCAGGCCTAGACGTTCAACTCCAACACCCACCCCAACCCCAGGGCCTGGCCCAGACACGCCTAG tAAGAGGTTATCGGACCATGCCTCAGCTTTCTTCGGCCCTCCGTTTGAGACAAACTTTGAAGCACAGAACGCAGAAG TTTTCATAGTGGAACCGGAGCTCTGGTGTCAATCAACTCCGCGGGCCACCTCCCCTCTGAGCAGACCTTTCCCCACAGGAG ctccccctcctcttcctccgaAGAACATTCCTGCCACTCCACCCGGCTTCAGCTCCAGCTCCCTGGAATCCTCTG GTTATTACAGTGTTGTCCCCAGCGTGAGAGGAGAGGGCTCAGTTTCTGCGTATCGGGATGTCCTGTTGTCGGACACTACAGGGGGGCCGGCCATGCCTGACCTGGATAACGTCTTCGGCCCGGCTGAGACCCCCAAATCTGCACCAGAGACGGTGCAGTGCAGCTGGGTCAGCTTCAGCGACGGCTCCCCCTCCAGGCCTCCGCCCCCCGACGAACCTGCACCTTCCCcacctctctcctcttcccctGCGGACTCGCCCCCTACGTCACCCCTCAACCTCCCGCCTCCAGACTCGCCCCCTCCTCCGCTGCACCCTATCCCACCTCCTGACTCTccgccacctcctcctccttccaccTCTCCACTCCCAGACTCATCCTCTGAGGAGTCATCACCTCCCCTGCCTTCCACCTTCCAGCTCCATGAACCTGGCCTGTCCCCCAGCACCCCGCTAACTCCAGCCAGCCCCGGCCTCCCTCCTCTACCTGCTGAGCGCTCCGCGTACGGGACCGTCCCGCCCTCTCTGGTTCTGCGGGACGAGGCCCGGAGGACGCCAGACTCTGTTGGACTTCGAGAGGAACTCCTCACATATTCTTGTTCACCCAAAGACTTTGGTCCAGGAGGCCTGCGGGGCACCCCACCCCCACTGCCTCCGCCCACCTACAGGAGCGTAGTGGCCTCACCAGGACCTGGCAGTG GTCCTTCATCTCCTGCTCGGCCTGGCACACCTCTGTCAGCGGGCAGTCCAATACCGCCGCTGCCTCCGCGACCGTCCTCACGACCTAAACTCCCACCCGGCAGAGAATTG GCTCGGTCCTTCAGTCCTCCCGTCCACTCATGGAGTCCCCCGCCCTTCGCTCCTCTGGCACGAGCAGAGAGCACTTCCTCCATCTCCTCTGTGACCTCCCTCAGCGCCGCATCCACTCCCACACTGGGCCGAGAACTCAACCTGTCTGTCTCAG cctgttCCCGAGGCCCGAGTCCACTCACCATGGGTCCACAGGACACTCTTCCTGTTGCAGCCGCCTTTACCGAGACCATTAGCGCCTACTTTAAAGGAGCTGACCCCAGCAG GTGTGTGGTGAAGATAACTGGAGAGATGGTGCTGTCCTTTCCAGCAGGCATAACGAGACACTTCTCcaaccaccccaccccaccagtCCTGACCTTCACCATCAGCCACTACAGCCGGCTGGAGCAGGTGCTCCCCAACCCTCAGCTGCTCTGCTG TGATACCATGCCAACTGTCTCTGACTGCAAGGAGTTTTGGGTGAACATGCCCAACCTCATGACTCATCTGAAGAAGGTGGCTGACCAGCGGCCTCAGGCCACCTATTACAATGTGGACATGCTGAAATACCAG GTGTCGACGCAGGGCATCCAGTCAACTCCACTGAACCTGGCGGTGAGCTGGCGAGGAGACGCCAACAGTACAGACCTCAGGATAGACTACAAATACAACACAGAGGCCATGCCCACCCCCGTGCCCCTCACCAACATCCACTTCTTGGTGCCCGTGGATGGTGGCGTGATGAAAGTGCAGGCCATGCTGCCACCAGCCACCTG GAACCCAGAAACCCAGAAGATACTGTGGAAGATCTCAGAACTGTCACAGAAGTCAGAAAATGGAG GCGTGGGGGCGCTGCTGGGGCGCTTCCAACTTTCAGAAGGCCCCAGCAGGCCGTCTCAGCTGGCTGTGCAGTTCACCAGCGAGGGGAGCACTCTGTCCGGCTGTGACTTCCAGCTGATGGGAGCGGGCTACAGACTCTCCCTGGTGAAGAAGAGGTTCTCTGCAG GTAAATATTTAGCAGACAACTGa